actaatattaaaatgaataataaaataaacaaaaaatcttagtttataccagataaataaaaataaatatccacaTTCCGTATTCTTCCTCCTCTTGAGTTATGGTTATGATTACTGACTCCtaattcctgtttttattttttgtctcccAACCGGTCTGGCTGCCGCCCCTATCACTGACCTCGGTATGTACAATTCAAAACCAGCAACCACTGTTGTCTCTGCATTCTACGTGATGCAGGACATCGAGGTCCAGTCAGATGAAAAGTGTAGTGACATGCAGCAAAAGAGTTAAATAGGATTACCATTCCCTGTCTGGGGGAATAGGGttgttttatattatgaaatGCCCTTGTCTAAAGATGAACCTTTAATGGTATAATTCGTACCAGATGTAAAGGGCAGAGTATGACTATGCTTGCCAAGGTTAGTTACTTGTCCTTtaaatcaccacatttttttcataatataaagaAATCATACAGAAGAATGCTAAGGCACAGCTAACTACTTTAAATAATGTGTGGGGGCCCTAAATATGTCAGCTTGAAAAGGTAACACGTGTGGTTTAAATGTTTCATAGGCCAGCTGACCTTTTTTGTTCATCTTTCTGTAACTTGCAGTTAAGAATGTCTAATTAAGAGAACAGTGCAGAGAAGTATAGATTAGTATATCTAGAAATACCCAGAGctacatattatgaagtgttatcACTGTCCGCAGAATATAAGTGCCACTTTATGTAGACATTTTGTGCTAATTGGTTCAAGCTATAAAAGGAGGTAGTGTCATCTCTAaggaaaatgataataaattcaGATTCACatctatttaaatttttaatttattcaaatgcatgcatttatgtaaagtattctggtgtgtatgaatatatatcAATAAGATTTGCACATCAGTGACCCAAAAACATGACTGGATGTCATTCTTCACATCTTCATTGTACGGCTGCTACATCTCATAGGGCTCAGACATTGgcacatacaaaatgtttttcttggcaTAAACCACCAGACACTGGCTTTCTGGGTTGGTAGGCACCCTAATGTGTGAATATGAAGCGTCAGTTTTGGGtggccttattttttaaagtgtcagtaaacccaaaaatttattaaataatcaaATGCTCTGAAACTATAACTGATAAGCAAACATATTTTTCCCTATTACGATTCACATTGGCCTTAAAATACCTAGTAATCCTGCCAGTCAGCAGCAGTTCCCTGTTGTGAGATCCATTGCAAATGATTGTCTGGTTTATGTGTTACAGTGGCATCTGCACATGCTCCATCCTTCAAGTTAAGAAAGTGTACGGCTTCCTATACTGTGCGCCAGAAACGCCACCTTCTGTCCCTGCATCCTAGCAGTACTGGAGGAAAAGGGGGAAAATGGTTAACACAAgtatgataggaaaaaaaaatcaatggtttACTATACATAGTGCTTCAACTAATAATATGTCATCCGGGTTGGGATTACATCAACTTCAAAGAATGCTTTCATTTGGGTGGTATGGTGGCTGAATAACTAGCAAGCCACCCTTGCATCTCCGAGGTCCCAGATTTTATTCTTGGCTatgacactatttgcatggagtttgcattggCTTCCTTTGCCTTCCTATAGTTGTAGAATAACTCGTGTTTCACTGGATTAGTGACCCAACTATGGATACCAACAACACAGTAATAACATTTATCACATGCCTCACCTTGTTCAGAATAAGTAGCAAACATTCCATGAATTCACTATAACGGGTTTGTAGTGTTCCCTCCAGGGCTGGGACTTCAGACCTAATCAGCATAATCATAATTTATGTATTTGGATATGATTTATGATTTCTCATCGGATTGACTTTGAGGTTACTAAAAAGAAGAGAGATGAGGGTTCtgctatttgtgttttaaatttacttttttttggaacatcCCTGTAAAAACCTAAGAAGGTTTTCAGATATATTGTCCCCAGTGAAAGAGTTTGTGAATGTTCGACATTTTACAAAGCTGACAAAGTCACTTTTCTTTCCAGGGCCAAAATTGCCATTAGCTATAGATCACAGGTTTTATGGGCTCTGGCATTTTGAATAATTATGTATAGCATCGAGACGCTGAGAATTGTCAGGTGCTCCTTTCTAATGCTTCCTTCTGCTGTGTAATCAGTGGACTCAGCAAAAGCTATTGATGTTCCTTCTCAGATTACTCTGCAGCTGCATCATGCATTCAGAGATTCATTACAGTACACATCTTTATCTGTACTTGTCCTTGAAGCATTCCTAAATCCCTCAGGTGTAAGGAATACCTGCAACCAGGAATTGTAGGCATCTGGTTTGCAGCcctcataaatgtatttatactgcAGCAGAGAACTGCTATATGGTATGGTGAGAGGAAGGGCTTGTGTTTTAGGAAATACATGGCAACCTCATCACCCTTCTCCAATAGTACTTTGTAGTGGTGACGGGAAGCAGCTGCTGCAGGAACATACTAACACACCGCTGGATACCAAATATCAATCACAAGAATCAGTACTAAAAGAATTATTTAAACACATTGCAGAGACAAAAAAGATAAGTGCTGCAAATGTGcttcttcattaaaaataaaagcattttctttgtgGTGTTTGACACAGTCTATACACATTCAATACCCCAAATCCATCAGTAAACAGGTAACCCCCCGAACCTTCCAAAGATTACTCCAAAATTTCATTACGGTAAATAATTGCCTGTTGGCGATTGTGACTATTGTTGTGTTAgattaaattgtatgtaatgtTTTGTTGGGTTTCATTAGTTAATATTTATAATCCATTGCCTctacatacagttttttttatagagataataaaaaaatgtagacttttattttaaaccccagtgtttttctcttttttgtatttgataattGATGTTTTTATGTTGACATTCAGATGTCAGGTTGTCTGGTACCTAACAGGGATTAGCAAATTGCATACACAGCCAGGATTCCGGACTACTAATAGGTCTTTTCTTTGGCAGCACTATTTATCATTTGTGATTTGGAAGCGCACGTGTGCCTGCCTACTTAAAGCAATTTTACAGCCTCCATTTTTTGATCTTCCCTTTCATCCTCCCCAttctattcattattttaatacgCAATCTCCTCGTCATCATAATAACCCCGTCATTACAACTACATTAATCTGCCAGTACACAATGTTTATTCATGAGAATTCAATTACCTTGCCAACTGCACCCTGCAGCTTAAGGTTTTATGTTCTGAATTGAAACCGTCTTTACACAAAGTCTTCAAAACTGGTACGTTTGTATAACCATGGTAAGAATTCCCAAGGGGAGTTCTTGGAGAGTTTGCAAagagtttgcctttttttaaaaatgggaattAGGATAATCTATATCCATTACAGTATGGATTCCCTGGTCCATGAAGCAACTCTGGTGTCTGTCTTTCTACAAATGACTTAGGATTCCAATTGCATTTTGCACTTTATTATAATAGACGCACACTGGCCAAGTTTATTACAGCAAACTCATTCTTCTCTTTGTCATCAGTGAGAATCCTGATTACTAGGCTAAATCATCATTTGTGAATGCTGTTAAGGCTCCACATGGCATCTCTTGTGTCATGGCACAGAGGTGTCTCCATGCTTGTATCTGGGAGGGGCAGCAAAGTGATGGAGGAACAGTGAGCCAGGGCATTCAAAGGGCTTTGCACATGAGAATCTTTTGGACTGACTCCAGAATCTGCAAACAACGCAGCTGGTAATATTCTGTCCCCTAAGCTATTACATTAGAGCATATTCATTCAGTGCAACACATGCATTGGATGGTACTATCAGCAAAAAGAAAGTAGCTGGATAATGGGAAAGGATATAAGTCATACCTTGATTTTTACAAAGGTGGTAATTAGTGCCTGTAGACCTCCAGTGGCTTATGGCCTGTGTTAGTGGACTTTGTCTTGTGACAATAGCATAATTTTAGTGTATTTCTGAGATCAATTGGAACTATTGAAATGTGCATTTTACCTGCAGTTCACACATACTCTCACATTATATAGTACAATATACCCACAAAGTGCTAAATAAACAGGGCTTAACCATCAAATatgttttacagcatttttttgctGATGTGCTTGCATGATATCTTCAGATGATTCAGAGGATCTTGCGGACAAACAATAGCCTTTGTGGGTATATTGTACTATATACTGTGTATGTTACAGTCCGTTTAATTctctttgattttatttatatataatgcatgtcaatatttaaaatttgtcaTGCACATCAACAAGGAGAAATACATTATGGgagaaatataattattataattaggcAAAATGTTGCAAGTTCCACATTAAAGTACTCGTAACATACACGAGTTGTTAAAGCTTTTGTGAGCAACAATTTCTTCGGAATATTCTTGCTTTGAAATGCATTGAGCTTTCTAGaggtttttcttttcatttttaaagacataaaaagTGCACATTTTACTAATTGTCACCTACAATTCTGTGTGTTCATTGGAGCGTGCTTATTGATGAAGCATTTAATATGATTggcattttttgtatatacatttcttCTCTTGTTCAGGAGACATTTTCAGTCCTAGCAATAATAAGAAATTGCATCAGATTTATCCTGCTGTGGATAATTTCATCAGCCAATATTTAAAGACCAGCTAAAAGCATACTTGTACAGGGCAAATGTTTACAGCATTGAGGTTGTTAAGAGTACAGAGGAGTGTAGAAGTAAAGTGGAGAATAGATGCCTGAATGCTGCATTTCCTCCTGCCTCTGAATTCAGACAGTGTTGGGTCCATTGGATGTGATACACTATACACAAAATACAATAGACACCAGAATGCATTTCCTAGAACCCCTCAATCACAGTGGAAACTGTGTGTCCACATGAGTAGGCAAGACTTATGTACGTGATGTGTAATTATAGGACCTCAATCTGTGGTTTGGTGCACAAAGGGTTTTATAAGTAATACCTATAATTTCTACTTTTCAACAttattgctttaagaatttgccttgttttgtTTTGGGCTTTGTTgggttttaatgtaaaatgtggaataggtGGGGTCTTTAAATGAGGCCAAGGGGCAATCAAATCTGTTATTATGCAGTGTACTAAATGTCTTGCAATCAAGGATAAATACCAGCAAGTAATGCTCCTTCCCGATACAGTGCATATCACAGGTATCTGAAGTGTCCCTGTGAAAACTGTTGGGGTAGACATTTATATTCCATTGATTAGTGGCAGAATTGTCACTAGGATTGTAAAGAGTAGCACAATTTTACACCCAAGCCTTCATATCAACCATCACCCAAAACTAAAATTGACTAGTTTTGAGTATTTTATGATGAATAATTGCCATCTCCATCACAGCCTCTCTGCTCAATCTGCAACACTTAGGGCATTTTAGACCTGTAGTTAATTGCATTCTTCCACAGGCTCAACTGTGAAAACTGAGAATGGTTCAGAACCACTTGGgaattttgtgcacacatttgcatgtggctgtgctGTTCCTGAAAGTGGCAAGCAACTTCTGAAGGCTGCTTATCCTCTGGAGGAGAAATGACTGCACCTAAATGCACTCAGCTGCATGACAGAGCATTTGCCAATCTCTGGGGGACAGCATATTAGTTCAATAGGGATGGATGGAAGTAGACAAAAGCTGCGTTTTTAACATCATTTCTGGAGGGGGATTTTTAGTCTCTGAGTGGTGGTGGTGGGTGGTTGGGCATTGTTGATTGGAGAAAAGTAATTGTCAGTTCAGAGGGTTTTACACCACTGAAGACAGAATGAAGCTCTCACATAGATTAGCAGTGGTGCTGGTCTTGTGTGTGTGCCAGGGAAGTTAAGATTGAGATGAATAGATTatggcttaaaaataaaatcctcatTTGTTGGTTGTTTAATGTAGGTAGAGAGTAACACTATGCACCTTTCTTGAGAGTGGTGAATCATTGATACAAATCTatagaaaaccataaaaacatgTAGGTTGGCATTGTTGACCTTTTCTTTAAGAATCCCTGTTGCCTGGCTCTTGAATTGGCTTCAGATGTATGAGACTAATGTTTTGACAGGTGAAAAAGCAGCATCATCATTGAAtagttttattttcaccttttctgGTACAGtggtaattttcttttacaaacctTAGTAGTTTTTTCCAATTTCACCCATGGGAACAAAGAATTCTCTTGCTGTAGTAAAACTGTACAGTTTCCTATTTTTAAGCATATTACTACCTTTAATTAGGGTGTAAAACAAACCTGTGATTCagcaaaatgctttttattataaagttttattacaaCTTCTTTATTCTACTGAAGAAAAGGGTTAATCAGTGGCACTTCTGTGGAACGCTAATCAGACTATAACTAGATGTTCTTTTATCCAAGTAATTACTTCTGAAGTGTCTTTTTACACTAATGTCTGCAGTCCCCGGTGAATTTCTCAAGTTGTTTTGTCTGTAAGGTGTCTTTTGAAGAAACTGTGTTTATTTAGGTAATGGCTTCTTCTCATGTACAACAGactttacaaatattacagaaagccaaaatatATGAAACTGAATAATTTCAAAGAGAAAGTAGACTTTAATACACTGCGACAGGACTGAGTGTTATAGCAACTTCTTTATTTGTGGTTTTAATTACAAAATGGTTGTGTATGAGATATAGTTTTTTAACAATGGAAATTGTAATGAGGGCATACATGGCCCTGCTTTTGGAATAGCATTGAAAAACACATGTATTGTAGGTGGATATAATTCCTGTATAAAGTCCACTGTATCAAGTGGATATAATTCCTGTATAAAGTCCAAtctatagaaaaaatagaaatgcaaGGTGTGCACACAGGGATAAAACGCCAGAGGTGGTTTTTCCGCTAGAAAGGCTTTGCTGCACTGGCCAGGGCCACAAGGATTACTGATTACTGCAACACAAAGATTGCAAGTTCACTTTTAAACACACACCTTAATTGGgttgctgatttttatttttaagtgactCTATCACTAGGATATAAAAACTAAGCTGCAGcaccctttaaaaataatttttctaactGGGAACAGTTCGTGATTGTTGGGTGCTATAGAAGCCAGTGTATAGCTGTAAGCTTTCTGATAGCAGAACAATATAATTTCAAATCcaagtttattgtatttatttaaaaacatttagtataCAGGTGAGAAAATGAAACAGTTGTGTTCTCCTTTTTTCAAGGCACAGAACCCATGCAcctcttaaatatatatataatatatatatatatatatatatatataaataaaaaagataataacaCATGCCAGCATGTACAAACATCCCTATACCCCCTTTCCTATATCAGGGTTGAATTCTGTTCTTGTGCGCTCAGTAGCAATCCCATTAAGCTTTGTGAGTGAAAAACATTGCTCTCTTGTAGAGTCGCTGCTGCCACTGCTTTTCAACACTAATGTGTTCTATATTGATGTAGCAGCTGTTGAGAAAAATGAGAGAAATGCTTTTTGACACAAATGGAAATGTTGTATAGCAGTGAAGCTGGTAGGAGGTAAGATAGTAGAGATTTGACTTGctttctgaaaaatatattctttatgctTTAATAGTTCTAaagctttatttctttattctctgaAATACTACCAATCATATCATTTTAACAGCGCTGCCAAGATGTGGGATTGGCATCTTGTGGTATGCATCATCTGAGCTACTATAGATGCTGTCAAGACATTACATGTATATAACCTTTGGTTtacatttaatatgaaaaatCATTCACAGAGTACCTGGGGTTAGCTAAAACTTCATCACAGAGGAGCGGTTTGCCTTGCAGTTCCCCTTGATTTAAACCTAATGCTGGGCCACCTGATAAGGAATTGAATCACTACTCAGATAACTCAATAGGCTTTCTGCTTTGTATCAGCAGAAATGCAAtgctaaatgtaaaaagaagttCAAATACATTTCCACTTTATGTTTTTaggggaaaattttaaaaaaggtaacctaaattatttatgaattatCTGACCATAAAGTAAGGaaaattaatttttgcattttttttgaaGTACTGATCGAAGTAAAAGTAAATTTAGCAAACCAATGTtcaatgttttgcaaaaaaaaaatgcaatgtgtaAACATATTACTTagtattgtatgttattttaaattatggTTCTGTGCAAATGTACCCACTGACAGATTTTTTGCTCTTTCCATTTAAGGCAAATATGTATACCAGCCTATGACACCAGTTGAGCAGCTTCCAAGCACACAAATCCCAGTGGAGCCACAAGAACAGACCAACACAATCCAGATTTCTGTCTCGCTGGCCGAGCAATTCCTTAAGGTAGCTTCTTCCTTCCAACCGCCATTCATTCCGGAATCTCCACGCTACTGTACAATTTCTGACCTCTTCCTGGATAATTATCAGGTAAAGTGTATCAACGGAAAGATGTGCTATGTGCAACGCCAACagccactgccaccaccacctcCTGCACAGCCATGTGTCAGGTCAAGGCCTGAAAGAGAATTTCTGCAGGAAGTTTACACACCAAAAGACACCATGGAAGGACCAAAAATAGATCATTGCTCCTCTCCGTCCAACTCTGAGGATTCTGGGATTAATGCAGTAGGAGTACCCTACTTGGAGTCCTGTGATGAGGACACAGAAGAAGGAGCAGAACTCAGTTCAGAAGAGGACTGCAGTCCCGAAGGTTGCTGGGGTCAGGAGCCTTCTCCATTGGTGTCTCCTTCCAAGACTGACCTGGAAATCATAGAAACTATAGAGACCACAGTCTAACTTGAATGGAAGGACGTCAGAGATCATTTGTTAAGCACATATTGGCAGTGGATAGCTGCCAATGGACAGAGCAATACAGTCATATTGCACACTTACCTACAAATATCGTTGTCTCCAAAAATGTGTAATCAGTTTTTGGGTCAGCTATCCCATGTACCTTGGGtaattaaaagtttaaatatagttAAAGCCAGTCAGCAGTCTTTCAATATCTTGCATAAGAGTACGTTTTATATTCATTAAGGCATATTCCATTGTGTGTATCCAGTTGCTGACTGGTTTACGTTCTCAGAAGATGCAATCTACAGGGTATTATTGAACAATGATCAGACAAATCTCTGTATATCATGAGATGCCTAAGGAAGTATGGATTATGTATGGTTAACTTCTAAAGAGAACCTAAAGAATCATTCACAGTATGTACCAACAGAACCATCATAATATGTGTATGTGCTGGTCACAACATGGGGCCTTTTTATAGAATATGCTGCAATGAATATAAAAACAGTTATGTATAGCATTGTCGTATTACTCAGCTGTCTGGTGAGCTTCATTTGACTGAAGTATCACTGTTAGTATTTGATGTCTCACATTCCACAACTATCCCAAGAAGAACAGTTT
The Pyxicephalus adspersus chromosome 7, UCB_Pads_2.0, whole genome shotgun sequence genome window above contains:
- the C7H3orf70 gene encoding UPF0524 protein C3orf70 homolog codes for the protein MTATAAQKCLKNDKVDEAQALARSCAGRPDFKPCDGLSICATHSHGKCFRLHWCCHLGWCHCKYVYQPMTPVEQLPSTQIPVEPQEQTNTIQISVSLAEQFLKVASSFQPPFIPESPRYCTISDLFLDNYQVKCINGKMCYVQRQQPLPPPPPAQPCVRSRPEREFLQEVYTPKDTMEGPKIDHCSSPSNSEDSGINAVGVPYLESCDEDTEEGAELSSEEDCSPEGCWGQEPSPLVSPSKTDLEIIETIETTV